In Rana temporaria chromosome 3, aRanTem1.1, whole genome shotgun sequence, a single window of DNA contains:
- the BRF2 gene encoding transcription factor IIIB 50 kDa subunit — translation MSRPERCPDCGSSDIVEDSHYTQQQRVCAGCGYVLTEGALTTTLTEEGFLQAVRYSESSGQNENLSKAKLRGIIRVRNLCRVLRLPDSFADSAASYYERIFPHPVCHAVAKEKKEAIMGCCVYITCRQHRWPITMGTVCALMYSQKELFSAVLPKLVEALRIDLPTFDLQNLVESHCKSFRLLQNSSNAPEGFAESLGRVLERTLKTVELAGETWLVTGRQPVPIITAAAFLSWKSLRPAPRISCSLIRFCKLCEIGTPTQAVKCRLRELLETFLQLAQQLPWLKMTSLDNKTVVQHLGDILKHRTYLLRKSMAAAETSSAERGDLTASEEPNLSSSFLPPIMKKPRKGCYDYTFTDGRPDVTGEEEISDSELEQYLRTPAEIEVIQQFQAKLDASQSRGEDPT, via the exons ATGTCCCGCCCGGAGAGATGTCCGGACTGCGGCTCCTCCGACATTGTGGAGGATTCTCATTACACCCAGCAGCAGAGGGTGTGTGCGGGTTGCGGCTatgtgctgacagagggggcgcTCACCACCACCCTGACCGAGGAGGGCTTCCTACAAG cTGTGAGATATTCCGAGAGCTCCGGACAGAATGAGAACCTCAGCAAAGCCAAACTCCGAG GTATCATCCGGGTCAGAAATCTCTGCCGAGTCCTCCGGCTTCCGGACAGCTTTGCGGACTCCGCCGCGTCGTACTACGAGAGGATCTTCCCCCACCCCGTATGTCACGCCGTCGCCAAGGAGAAGAAGGAAGCCATCATGGGGTGCTGCGTCTACATAACGTGCCGCCAACACCGCTGGCCGATCACCATGGGCACCGTCTGCGCCCTCATGTACTCCCAGAAGGAGTTGTTCAGCGCCGTGTTACCCAAGCTGGTGGAGGCCCTGAGGATCGACTTACCAACGTTCGACTTACAGAACCTGGTGGAGAGTCACTGCAAGAG TTTTCGGTTACTCCAGAACTCTTCGAACGCTCCGGAGGGATTTGCAGAAAGTCTGGGCCGGGTCTTGGAACGCACCCTGAAGACGGTGGAGCTGGCTGGAGAAACGTGGCTGGTCACCGGACGTCAGCCTGTCCCTATTATCACCGCGGCGGCCTTCCTGTCCTGGAAGTCCCTCAGACCCGCCCCGCGGATCTCCTGCTCGTTGATAAGGTTTTGCAAATTGTGTGAAATCGGCACCCCGACTCAGGCAGTAAAATGCAGGCTGAGGGAACTTCTAGAGACGTTCCTCCAGCTGGCCCAGCAGCTGCCCTGGCTGAAGATGACGTCCCTCGACAACAAGACGGTGGTCCAGCACTTGGGGGACATCTTGAAGCACAGGACTTACCTTCTCAGGAAGTCGATGGCAGCGGCGGAGACGTCCTCCGCGGAACGAGGAGACTTGACAGCATCTGAAGAACCCAACCTGAGCTCCTCGTTCCTCCCTCCAATCATGAAAAAGCCAAGGAAAGGATGTTATGACTACACCTTCACCGACGGGCGGCCGGACGTCACCGGAGAGGAGGAGATATCGGACAGCGAGCTGGAGCAATATCTCAGGACGCCGGCCGAGATTGAGGTCATTCAGCAGTTCCAGGCCAAGCTTGACGCTTCACAGAGTCGAGGAGAAGATCCCACATAG